In Kitasatospora sp. NA04385, a single genomic region encodes these proteins:
- the cas3 gene encoding CRISPR-associated helicase Cas3' — protein sequence MDTSTRELRGLLAKSAKRGQPAEELTAHLAATLTAGSELAHRIGRIDAAEGPLKDLFWPAAQLGGLCHDSGKITDGFQKMVRDRAQPWGERHEVVSLGFLPALVPDGSLLPWVAAGVATHHRALTGSTGRDLRFLYEGLSPDELAERIGHIDDPAVQAMAGWLRTTAASSALPTAPRPADAPNAGELLDAAHDVLDCLLERWSVGVDTDTGLAAALLQGAVTLADHLSSAHGTLHTDQPFNHRFRPTLEKRMAHRGQGLREHQLRAAATTGHMLLHAPTGSGKTEALLLWAALQITELAHRMGGTPRLFYVLPYLASINAMADRFADLLGDPGLVGVAHSRAASYHLAAAIRPTDDTDQDTEHPGRPAPDEAAKALSRQAATRLFRESVRVGTPYQLLRAALAGPAHAGLLVDAANSVFILDELHAYDPRRLGYILAAARLWERLGGRIAVASATLPDALADLFTTTLTHQPTLIDTPDLGLPPRHRLQVRHRHLTHPATAAEVRAQLELGRSVLVVANNIAHALALFTCLAPHCRALHGNDSAFLLHSRFERRDRSRIERRIGARFASTAAHRMPGLLVATQAVEVSLDLDLDVLFTAAAVLEALLQRFGRVNRLGLREPADVIVHAPAWTRRSKQPGEFADGIYPREPVEAAWRHLLDHRHRIIDETDATGWLNIIYTTDWGRRWHHDVIAHRRSFENAFLTFHYPFADRSRLSRSFDELFDGTEAVLEQHLDAYTQALAQGTRAEGRLLADEYLIPLSPSAVLLSRYEHALDVHVLDADYDPDLGLLNVRGHPPEAHSSPS from the coding sequence ATGGACACGAGCACGCGGGAGCTACGGGGTCTGCTGGCCAAGAGCGCGAAGCGCGGCCAGCCGGCCGAGGAACTGACCGCCCACCTGGCGGCCACCTTGACCGCGGGCAGCGAACTCGCCCACCGCATCGGCCGGATCGACGCCGCCGAAGGCCCCCTGAAGGACCTGTTCTGGCCGGCCGCCCAGCTGGGCGGACTGTGCCACGACAGCGGCAAGATCACCGACGGATTCCAGAAGATGGTCCGCGACCGGGCACAGCCCTGGGGCGAGCGGCACGAAGTCGTCTCGCTCGGCTTCCTGCCCGCCCTCGTCCCCGACGGGTCGCTGCTGCCGTGGGTCGCCGCCGGCGTCGCCACCCACCACCGCGCCCTGACCGGAAGCACCGGCCGGGACCTTCGCTTCCTCTACGAGGGACTGTCCCCCGACGAACTCGCCGAGCGGATCGGCCACATCGACGACCCCGCGGTACAGGCCATGGCCGGCTGGCTGCGCACCACCGCGGCCTCCTCCGCCCTGCCCACCGCGCCCCGCCCCGCCGACGCGCCCAACGCCGGCGAACTCCTCGACGCCGCGCACGACGTCCTCGACTGCCTGCTGGAGCGCTGGTCAGTGGGAGTGGACACCGACACCGGCTTGGCCGCCGCCCTGCTCCAGGGCGCCGTCACCCTCGCCGACCACCTCTCCTCCGCCCACGGCACCCTCCACACCGACCAGCCCTTCAACCACCGCTTCCGCCCCACCCTGGAAAAACGGATGGCCCACCGGGGACAGGGGCTGCGCGAACACCAGCTCCGCGCCGCCGCAACCACCGGCCACATGCTCCTGCACGCGCCCACCGGCAGCGGCAAGACCGAAGCGCTCCTGCTGTGGGCGGCCCTGCAGATCACCGAACTCGCCCACCGCATGGGCGGCACCCCCCGCCTCTTCTACGTCCTGCCCTACCTCGCCTCCATCAACGCGATGGCCGACCGCTTCGCCGACCTCCTCGGCGACCCGGGTCTGGTCGGCGTCGCCCACTCCCGCGCCGCCTCCTACCACCTGGCCGCCGCCATTCGCCCCACCGACGACACCGACCAGGACACGGAGCACCCCGGCCGTCCCGCACCAGACGAGGCCGCCAAAGCCCTGTCCCGGCAGGCTGCCACCCGCCTGTTCCGCGAAAGCGTCCGCGTCGGAACCCCCTACCAGCTGCTGCGCGCCGCCCTCGCCGGCCCCGCCCACGCCGGCCTGCTCGTGGACGCCGCGAACTCGGTGTTCATCCTCGACGAACTGCACGCCTACGACCCCCGCCGCCTCGGCTACATCCTCGCCGCCGCCCGTCTGTGGGAGCGCCTGGGCGGAAGGATCGCTGTCGCCTCCGCCACCCTGCCCGACGCCCTCGCCGACCTGTTCACCACCACCCTCACCCACCAGCCCACCCTGATCGACACCCCCGACCTCGGCCTGCCGCCCCGCCACCGCCTCCAGGTACGCCACCGCCACCTCACCCACCCGGCCACCGCCGCCGAGGTCCGCGCCCAACTCGAACTCGGCCGCAGCGTCCTGGTCGTCGCCAACAACATCGCCCACGCCCTGGCCCTGTTCACCTGCCTCGCCCCCCACTGCCGCGCCCTGCACGGCAACGACAGCGCCTTCCTCCTGCACTCCCGCTTCGAGCGCCGGGACCGCAGCCGCATCGAGCGCCGCATCGGCGCCCGCTTCGCCAGCACCGCGGCCCACCGCATGCCCGGCCTGCTGGTCGCGACCCAGGCCGTCGAGGTCAGCCTCGACCTCGACCTCGACGTCCTGTTCACCGCCGCCGCGGTCCTCGAAGCCCTCCTGCAGCGCTTCGGCCGGGTCAACCGCCTCGGGCTGCGCGAACCCGCCGACGTCATCGTCCACGCCCCCGCTTGGACCCGCCGCAGCAAGCAGCCCGGCGAGTTCGCCGACGGCATCTACCCCCGCGAACCCGTCGAAGCGGCCTGGCGGCACCTACTCGACCACCGCCACCGCATCATCGACGAAACCGACGCGACCGGCTGGCTCAACATCATCTACACCACCGACTGGGGCCGCCGCTGGCACCACGACGTCATCGCCCACCGCCGCAGCTTCGAGAACGCCTTCCTCACCTTCCACTACCCCTTCGCCGACCGCTCCCGCCTCTCCCGCTCCTTCGACGAACTCTTCGACGGCACCGAAGCCGTCCTCGAACAGCACCTCGACGCCTACACCCAAGCCCTCGCCCAGGGCACCCGAGCCGAAGGACGCCTCCTCGCCGACGAATACCTCATCCCCCTGTCCCCATCGGCCGTCCTCCTCAGCCGCTACGAACACGCCCTGGACGTCCACGTCCTCGACGCCGACTACGACCCCGACCTCGGACTGCTCAATGTCCGCGGCCACCCTCCGGAAGCACACAGCAGCCCATCATGA
- a CDS encoding IS110 family transposase produces the protein MPRCADRAISGGSFFYHLEGVFERMLYVGIDWSSGWLDLAVLDGAGVLLLERRIVYADEADPVAAYLDLLRSLARTWRSASVTGIEEVGLPFARALLAAGLRVVHVDPTLAARHRAALGIAKSDRADARLLADLVRQGIYRRVLESSPQAQALRVVAHAHRAAVEDRMEAVHALRAALERAWPAAITAWPASRGGLSSPQALAVLRAAPGPRAADLLTRARLADLLREAGRTRRLEDEAERLHLAFSRPAMLLHPQLEEAEAIRIADLAETLSSAVARVRRLEVHLACHYRRHRHHHVTTGIPGIGDILGAQLLAEIGDRPGERFGDARALAAYAGVSPVTWSSGTIVRVSLRRASSRLLRSTLHRAAFSWSRHSPGAAAYYRARREAGDPHTTALRKLGRKLIMCLYHCVTTGVGYDDALAFGYTPGPGAPTLARQPLLGEQDVARARDLLALPNASVSAVASTLGVSRQSIGRHVLGRPRSR, from the coding sequence GTGCCCCGGTGCGCCGACCGCGCCATCTCGGGTGGTAGTTTTTTCTACCACCTGGAGGGGGTGTTCGAACGCATGCTCTATGTGGGCATTGACTGGTCGTCGGGGTGGCTCGACCTCGCGGTGCTCGACGGTGCCGGCGTCCTGCTGCTGGAGCGCCGCATCGTCTATGCCGACGAAGCCGACCCGGTGGCCGCCTACCTGGATCTGCTGCGGTCCCTGGCCCGCACCTGGCGTTCCGCCAGCGTGACCGGGATCGAGGAGGTGGGGCTGCCGTTCGCGCGGGCCCTGCTGGCGGCCGGACTGCGCGTGGTCCACGTCGATCCGACCCTGGCTGCCCGCCACCGCGCCGCCCTGGGCATCGCGAAGTCGGACCGGGCGGACGCCAGGTTGCTGGCGGACCTGGTCCGCCAGGGGATTTACCGCCGCGTGCTGGAGAGCAGCCCGCAGGCACAGGCGCTGCGGGTGGTCGCCCACGCCCACCGGGCGGCCGTCGAGGACCGGATGGAGGCCGTCCATGCGCTGCGCGCCGCCCTGGAGCGGGCCTGGCCGGCCGCCATCACCGCCTGGCCGGCCTCCCGCGGCGGCCTGAGCAGTCCGCAGGCCCTGGCTGTCCTGCGCGCCGCGCCCGGACCCCGGGCGGCCGACCTGCTCACCCGCGCCCGACTGGCCGACCTGCTGCGCGAAGCCGGGCGCACCCGTCGGCTGGAGGACGAGGCCGAGCGGCTCCACCTGGCCTTCAGCAGACCCGCGATGCTGCTGCACCCCCAGCTGGAGGAGGCCGAGGCCATCCGGATCGCGGACCTGGCCGAGACCCTGTCGAGCGCGGTCGCCCGCGTCCGGCGGCTGGAGGTGCACCTGGCCTGCCACTACCGTCGCCACCGCCACCACCACGTCACCACCGGAATCCCGGGCATCGGCGATATCCTCGGCGCCCAGCTGCTGGCCGAGATCGGCGACCGGCCCGGCGAGCGCTTCGGCGACGCCCGCGCCCTGGCCGCGTACGCCGGGGTCTCACCCGTCACCTGGTCCTCCGGGACCATCGTCCGCGTCTCCCTGCGCCGCGCCTCGTCCCGCCTGCTGCGCTCCACGCTCCACCGCGCCGCGTTCTCGTGGTCCCGGCACTCCCCGGGCGCGGCGGCCTACTACCGCGCCCGGCGCGAGGCCGGCGACCCCCACACCACCGCCCTGCGCAAGCTGGGCCGCAAGCTCATCATGTGCCTGTACCACTGCGTGACCACCGGGGTGGGGTACGACGACGCCCTCGCCTTCGGCTACACCCCGGGGCCCGGCGCGCCGACGCTGGCCAGGCAGCCGCTGCTCGGCGAACAGGACGTCGCCCGCGCCCGGGACCTCCTCGCCCTGCCCAACGCCAGCGTCTCCGCCGTGGCGAGCACCCTGGGGGTCAGCCGCCAGAGCATCGGCCGGCACGTCCTCGGCAGACCGAGGTCCCGCTGA
- a CDS encoding helix-turn-helix transcriptional regulator has translation MSSETIDVVGCEMPREVVPRAYLADGGIWPAGPLVPDAPPGAHLGQAIAEALRAAMERQRLGARELSRLTGSQVTHPTVMTVLQGSRLPSVHTVLLLEVALKAPLYPAGLHAELADGQEP, from the coding sequence GTGAGCTCGGAGACGATCGACGTTGTGGGGTGCGAGATGCCGCGGGAGGTCGTCCCCCGGGCCTACCTCGCCGACGGCGGCATCTGGCCCGCCGGCCCCCTCGTCCCCGACGCGCCCCCGGGCGCGCACCTCGGACAGGCCATCGCCGAGGCGCTCAGGGCCGCCATGGAGCGACAGCGTCTGGGCGCCCGCGAACTCTCGCGGCTGACCGGCTCCCAGGTGACCCACCCCACCGTCATGACCGTCCTGCAGGGCAGCCGCCTGCCCTCCGTGCACACCGTCCTACTGCTCGAAGTCGCCCTGAAGGCCCCGCTGTACCCCGCCGGCCTGCACGCCGAACTGGCGGACGGCCAGGAGCCGTAG
- a CDS encoding endonuclease/exonuclease/phosphatase family protein, producing MTGYPPLRVVTFNSLFGGYSDDGLGLPERWDGQMEFLRSLRPDVLLVQECNFWDLLGGRRLHRAVNAIGMAAGHLARANKTTGGHRFHSVIMISDRVRVLAQDYDRARYHHTMGWANLAVPGHPGITLEVRNLHLDPFDPRNRSREVGPLEVLAAPGRHAMVAGDLNAIGADFPEPDWGQMSPHLLNGHLRPPGEAEVGDRGAVALLARAGFVDAAVMAGQADVPTAAFGDGDVPRRQDLILASPALAPAVAGYQVHRRPVDEGLSDHCAVSIDLNLG from the coding sequence GTGACCGGGTACCCGCCGCTGCGCGTGGTCACGTTCAACTCCTTGTTCGGTGGGTACTCCGACGACGGCCTCGGCTTACCGGAGCGCTGGGACGGGCAGATGGAGTTCCTCCGGAGCCTGCGGCCGGACGTGCTGCTGGTGCAGGAGTGCAACTTCTGGGACCTGCTGGGCGGGCGCCGCCTGCACCGCGCCGTCAACGCCATCGGCATGGCCGCCGGCCACCTCGCCAGAGCCAACAAGACCACGGGCGGGCACCGCTTCCACTCCGTGATCATGATCAGCGACCGCGTCCGAGTGCTCGCCCAGGACTACGACCGCGCCCGCTACCACCACACGATGGGCTGGGCGAACCTCGCGGTGCCCGGCCACCCGGGCATCACCCTTGAAGTGCGCAACCTGCACCTCGATCCGTTCGACCCGCGTAACCGCTCCCGGGAGGTCGGGCCGCTGGAAGTCCTCGCCGCACCCGGCCGCCACGCAATGGTCGCCGGCGACCTGAACGCCATCGGTGCAGACTTCCCCGAACCCGACTGGGGACAGATGTCGCCCCATCTGCTCAACGGCCATCTGCGGCCGCCCGGCGAGGCCGAGGTCGGTGACCGCGGCGCGGTGGCCCTGCTGGCACGCGCCGGATTCGTCGACGCGGCCGTCATGGCCGGCCAGGCCGACGTTCCCACCGCTGCGTTCGGCGACGGTGACGTACCGCGCCGCCAGGACCTGATCTTGGCCAGCCCCGCTCTGGCCCCGGCGGTGGCCGGCTACCAGGTCCACCGCCGACCGGTCGACGAGGGGCTGTCCGATCACTGCGCGGTCAGCATCGACCTCAACCTGGGCTGA
- a CDS encoding 2'-5' RNA ligase family protein, with protein MKPFFTPHRMWPGGGPYPHFLILLDRYPAYRAFVRAHHDLLAEYGERLGVVPEQWLHSTVQGIHHPCDAAQLDQLRAVSRRELRGLAPFTLQLGPTWPGITAITVAMYPENGMAELNRRVRVAADAVPGIALRDQPARFWPHTSLAYARDHIGDDERLNRALRALRPERVEITVDRVHLVNQRQDVEQGCYTWDVVEEFPLAG; from the coding sequence ATGAAGCCGTTCTTCACCCCCCACCGGATGTGGCCTGGCGGCGGCCCGTACCCCCACTTCCTCATCCTGCTGGACCGCTACCCCGCCTACCGGGCGTTCGTGCGCGCCCACCACGACCTGCTCGCCGAGTATGGCGAGCGCCTGGGCGTGGTGCCCGAGCAGTGGCTCCACTCCACCGTCCAGGGTATCCACCACCCCTGTGACGCCGCGCAGCTGGACCAACTGCGTGCGGTCAGCCGGCGCGAGTTGCGGGGCCTGGCTCCCTTCACGCTCCAGCTCGGCCCGACCTGGCCGGGCATCACCGCGATCACGGTGGCCATGTATCCGGAGAACGGCATGGCCGAGCTCAACCGGCGTGTGCGGGTCGCAGCCGACGCCGTCCCCGGCATCGCCCTCCGCGACCAGCCGGCCAGGTTCTGGCCGCACACGTCCTTGGCCTACGCCCGCGACCACATCGGCGACGACGAGAGGCTCAACCGGGCCCTGCGGGCCCTGCGGCCCGAGCGGGTGGAGATCACCGTCGACCGGGTCCACCTCGTCAACCAGCGCCAGGACGTCGAGCAGGGCTGCTACACCTGGGACGTCGTCGAGGAGTTCCCCCTCGCCGGCTGA
- a CDS encoding phosphotransferase family protein gives MTSSLSVPLRTAEAPDPADTARQALTDAALDQGFDPDGAELLHNARNWVFRLPNSGLVGKVHSRSTHYSDVARQARTADALLAADFPTAAPVGRISVVRGHLVDFTKDLGPDHPSQRQHGALLRRLHLLPRPARLDIVRVDKVARAYARLDRLRPSAVSDTGRVGLRRFLTTAADSYHQARRSELCLTHGDITVTNAALPEDGDAALLDLETFGLGDPAWDQAASAFARAVFGKDPQEHEEWVGGYGYDIAEADPGMYELLVPIMGVNSALFYLDWADRIRPEARHEAEHRLDTLLTGRPLPWDWAPVHLVKPSAAPSGSAP, from the coding sequence ATGACCAGCTCCCTGTCCGTTCCCCTTCGCACGGCCGAGGCTCCGGATCCTGCCGACACCGCCCGGCAGGCGCTCACCGACGCGGCCCTGGACCAGGGGTTCGACCCGGACGGCGCCGAACTGCTGCACAACGCCCGGAACTGGGTCTTCCGCCTGCCCAACAGCGGCCTGGTCGGCAAAGTCCACAGCCGCTCCACCCACTACTCCGACGTGGCACGCCAAGCCCGTACAGCGGACGCCCTGCTGGCCGCCGACTTCCCCACCGCCGCGCCGGTCGGACGCATCAGCGTGGTTCGCGGCCACTTGGTCGACTTCACCAAGGACTTGGGGCCGGACCACCCCAGCCAGCGCCAGCACGGCGCTCTCCTCCGCCGCCTCCACCTCCTCCCGCGGCCGGCCAGGCTCGACATCGTCCGCGTGGACAAGGTCGCCCGCGCGTACGCGCGTCTGGACCGACTGCGCCCGAGCGCCGTCTCAGACACCGGCCGCGTCGGTCTGCGCCGCTTCCTCACCACCGCCGCCGACAGCTACCACCAAGCGCGCCGGTCTGAACTCTGCCTGACGCACGGCGACATCACCGTTACCAACGCCGCCCTTCCCGAGGACGGGGACGCGGCGCTCCTCGATCTGGAGACCTTCGGTCTCGGGGACCCCGCCTGGGACCAGGCCGCCAGCGCCTTCGCCCGGGCCGTCTTCGGCAAAGACCCCCAGGAGCACGAGGAGTGGGTGGGCGGGTACGGCTACGACATCGCCGAAGCCGACCCGGGGATGTACGAGCTGCTGGTGCCGATCATGGGCGTCAACTCGGCCCTGTTCTACCTCGACTGGGCCGACCGCATTCGCCCCGAAGCCCGCCACGAGGCGGAGCACCGCCTCGACACCCTCCTGACCGGCCGTCCGCTGCCCTGGGACTGGGCTCCCGTTCACCTCGTCAAGCCGTCGGCCGCCCCGAGCGGCAGCGCCCCGTGA